The proteins below come from a single Verrucomicrobiota bacterium genomic window:
- a CDS encoding glycosyltransferase: MMDLSTTLWLISFFVVFLGLSGYGIHRYSIIFLFLKHHRRHPQPKRKFAELPAVTVQLPLFNELHVVERLLRKVSQMDYPKEKLQIQVLDDSTDESVEIAQREVARLQADGFDVEYRHRIDRTGFKAGALEEGLATAKGEFIFILDADFIPARDILHRMIHHFTDEKVGMIQTRWGHINRDYSLLTRIQAMFLDGHLLLEQTARSRSGRFFNFNGTAGIWRKSTIADAGGWQHDTLTEDLDLSYRAQLRGWRFVFLSDVVTPAELPVDMNGFKSQQHRWTKGSVQTCKKMLAHVWRSDSPLLVKLEATAHLTSNFAYLLLVFLCVLMFPISLTETVIPSFVIFFLSWLVFVLATLSVIAFYITAQCALHPKTWWKEMVHMPMLMALGIGMSINNGKAVLEAIFNQKSAFIRTPKYGVERQRVAWQQSNYKAFKKNFPVFIEFCLAFYFTALVAHAIWSASWQSLPFLGLFMVGFYYVGLGSIPPLLLQALSPEPKNDGKLGSSI; encoded by the coding sequence ATGATGGATCTTTCCACCACTCTTTGGCTGATCTCCTTCTTCGTGGTTTTCCTGGGGCTATCCGGTTACGGCATTCACCGTTACTCGATCATCTTCCTCTTTCTCAAGCATCATCGGCGGCATCCTCAACCGAAGCGAAAGTTTGCGGAGCTTCCCGCTGTCACCGTGCAGTTGCCGCTCTTCAATGAGCTGCATGTCGTCGAGCGACTCCTCCGCAAGGTCTCGCAAATGGACTACCCCAAGGAAAAGCTTCAGATTCAAGTCTTGGATGATTCGACTGATGAAAGCGTCGAAATCGCTCAGCGGGAGGTCGCCCGTCTCCAAGCCGATGGCTTCGATGTGGAGTATCGCCATCGGATCGACCGGACCGGGTTCAAAGCGGGCGCGCTCGAAGAGGGCCTCGCCACTGCCAAGGGCGAGTTCATCTTCATCCTCGATGCCGATTTTATCCCAGCCCGGGACATCCTCCACCGGATGATTCATCACTTCACGGACGAGAAAGTCGGGATGATCCAGACCCGCTGGGGTCACATCAACCGGGACTACTCCCTCCTGACCCGGATTCAAGCCATGTTTCTCGATGGCCATTTGCTCCTGGAGCAGACCGCCCGGAGCCGCAGCGGCCGCTTTTTCAATTTCAATGGGACAGCCGGCATCTGGCGCAAAAGCACCATCGCCGACGCCGGTGGTTGGCAGCATGACACCTTGACCGAGGACCTCGACCTCTCCTACCGCGCCCAGCTCCGAGGCTGGCGCTTCGTCTTCCTGAGCGATGTGGTGACGCCCGCCGAATTGCCCGTGGACATGAATGGCTTCAAATCCCAGCAACATCGCTGGACGAAGGGTTCCGTCCAGACTTGCAAGAAAATGCTGGCGCACGTCTGGCGGAGCGACTCGCCGCTGCTCGTCAAGTTGGAGGCCACCGCCCACCTGACCTCGAACTTCGCCTACCTTCTTTTGGTCTTCCTCTGTGTCTTGATGTTCCCGATCAGCCTGACCGAGACGGTCATCCCTTCCTTTGTCATCTTCTTTCTCAGTTGGCTGGTCTTTGTCTTGGCCACGCTCTCCGTCATCGCTTTCTACATCACCGCGCAATGCGCCCTCCACCCCAAGACCTGGTGGAAGGAAATGGTGCACATGCCCATGCTGATGGCCTTGGGGATCGGGATGTCGATCAACAATGGCAAGGCCGTCCTGGAAGCCATTTTCAATCAAAAATCCGCCTTCATCCGGACGCCCAAGTATGGGGTGGAGCGCCAGCGCGTCGCTTGGCAGCAAAGCAATTACAAAGCCTTCAAAAAGAACTTCCCGGTCTTCATCGAATTCTGTCTGGCCTTTTATTTCACCGCGCTGGTCGCCCATGCGATCTGGAGCGCGAGTTGGCAATCGCTCCCCTTTCTCGGACTCTTCATGGTGGGGTTTTATTACGTCGGTCTCGGCTCCATTCCGCCGCTCCTGCTTCAGGCGCTCTCGCCTGAGCCCAAAAACGATGGCAAACTCGGCAGCTCTATCTGA